The Chanos chanos chromosome 3, fChaCha1.1, whole genome shotgun sequence genome segment TTCAGCCTCTCTGCTTCTTTACTTGTCTCTCCACGGCTCAGACTGTGTAAATCCTGCCTCATTCTCACTATTTCCTTGGTCATCCTTCCGTGGATCAGTTTAAGTCTGTCACCCTCTGTaagtttttcctctcctttctgtttGAGCGTCAGTCtctctatttctatttctttctctttcagtgtctgtctcattctctctgctcctctgtcctGCTCATCATTGCTATACTGTAGTCTCTTCATCGCTTCATCAAGTTTTTCCTTCattgtctccatctctctgtccttttcctctAGTATGTACTTaactctctccatccttctctctttctcctctagtATCTGCatcattctcttcatttcttcatctttttcctctgtctttatgtTAAATTCACTCTGTAGCTTTTTAAGAGAGGATATAAGTTTGCTCTGCAGTTCTGGCAGAATAATCTTCATAAGGTTTCTCTCAGCTTCAGCTTTGGCCTCCAtctcatatttctctctgatctcctccAACTCCTCTTTGTgtatgtcctctttttctcttatctctctctccatatcctttctcagcttctctctctccctttctatctctcttctcctttctttctcttcttccagTTGCTTCTCcaactctttctttctattctcATTCTTCTCATTCTCAAGCTCTTTTTCCAGCTCAGCTATCCTTTTTTCGAGTTCACtaatcttttcatctttttccttATTCTGTTGCTCCATTTTTATGACATAATCCTGTTTATCCATCTCATGTTTCCTCTCCaactctttctcctccttctctctcctatttttcttctctttttcaatgAATATATTAATTTCCGTAACTCTCTCTACTGCTTCTTGGTAAACATCACTGCTGTAGAACTTCTCTTGGTTTTTTGACACCATTTCTTCAATCTTCTGTAGCAGTTCTGTGACCTCAGTTTCATCCCTGTTCTTAACATTCAGGAGGTGACACCTGTTTCCACATTTCTCCATCAGCTGCTGAAACCCATGACTTTTCATCTGGATCACCTCCTCTAGATTAATCTCCCTTAACCCTTCAGTATTTATGAAGAGGATCATTGTGTGTCCCCAACATTTGTCCCCAAAAATGTCCTCCAATTTCTCCAGCAgctcactctcctctccctcagatgGTTCCAGTGGATAGACCAGGAGGAAGGTGTGGGGTCCTGGggcagacagacggacacagaGCCCCACGTCcttcctcatctcctcctgaGAGAGTCCAGGACTCAACCAGTCAGGAGTGTCCACCACCACCAGCTGTCTCCCAGCCACCTCCCCCTGTCTGCTCTCGCTGTGCTGGGTCTCTGTGGATGTAGCAGCCTGGATCCCAAACTCCTCTCTGCCCAGGATGGTGTTTCCTGCTGCccacttcactgtctcactcagccCCAGTAGCACCAGCCTCAGCTCAGGAGATACTGGCAGGTTTAAACTGGGCCTTTCTCCTCCCACTGCAAATAATCACAAATAATCTCTgagtttctgttaaacacaaaaTCTATATCAATGCTAATACACACAATCTTCAGACTTAGACCTCACAAGGCTTCCTAGTATCCAACATTTTACTGGTATTATTCGTTGTCTTGGGATGACAAACACTGAACTTAAATTAGAGATAAATTCATATGAACAGATGTCATCTTCGTAAAttttttcaaatgcattcaGCTGCAGGTAGTGTTTGGCACTGACCTAGTTACAGAGCACAGATCAGTAAAAATCACACAAATCAACTTACTAACTGGACGAGAGAGTTCAGCACTGTTCCTTCTCCTGAGGGGTAGTCTGTCAGCTGCACCTAGACATAACACAGAACATATCAATGCTGATTTTGAGCTGAACTGAATTCAGACAGCAAGATTCCAGATGAAAGATTCAAATTCTAAAgccttaaaatgattttttttaagaataagaaaaagaaaaaactgacaaagctctgagagagaaatcagacaTGCCTTGATTTGACTGTCAGAGAGCTCCATAAGTTCATTTGTGTCATTCCAATGAGTTGTGTGACTGAATGCTGACCATAGTCTACATGCTGGAGGTTGGATGATAATTAGCGATAAATAcaatgtgattgtgttgtgttgtgttgtgttatgttatatctatgtttatgtttatgtttctgttctgttctgttctgttatgCATAGTAAAAACACAGTACCCTCTGAAGATTCAGcgtttttctcctccatttgtTTGCCTTTGTCCTGTAGAGCAGTTCCTTGGAAGGGctgaatcattttcttttccagtaATTCCTGCACTAACTCTATTTGTGTTTCACTGGtttcctctgtgacagacatgttttctagttctctgactgtctgttggAGACACTGATTAGCTTCATGCGGATGTGCAGTTgtgctctctgactgtctgctAGCCTCCTCTTGTGActtttcttcatctttcacAGCTGTAACAAGAATGTGACTCAGTTacagatgtgtgtatatgtatctaaatatatgtgcatatatatatgtatatgtatgtgtgtgtatctgcatatGTAGCCTGGGGCCTTCCAGGTTTTGGCACATTTTTGGCACGAAAACAgtatttttacagtattttagtTACAGATGCCTTGATTTATATTTTACCACAATTATTGAGTGAAAACAATACTCTAAATTGCTCTATTAAGGAAAATACAAATTCGAAAATGTTATCAATTTCCATTTAACTATTTCAGAAACAATAAGGTTGCGGgtgcaaaaacagaacagaaacatttaaatacTGACACATACTGCAAACTGATGAAAACAAGTAATGTCTTTATATCCTATGTATAAGGTAACGgtttagacagacagaccactTACCAAAGACATACAGGTGAGTTTTGGATGTTAGCTTCTTGTCCCCTTCATAGATGACCTCACAATTGTACACTTCTGTATCAGTCTCCTGaaagtctctcagtgtcagagacacgtttcctctctggagttcctccatgatcagactcactctgccctcatagcccctcccctctctcacctctccattcTCATACTTGTAAATACACTCTGTCCCCCTAAACCACctgatctccatggtaacagcacTGGTTTCAGGAGACAGATGATAGGGAATAATGACGTCCTTACCCACAAATCCACGCacaaaatttaatgtaaatgtgttggTCTTCTTAATCTCTGGCCCAGGGATGAGTT includes the following:
- the LOC115808788 gene encoding uncharacterized protein LOC115808788; its protein translation is MEISWFKGTDCIYQYKNGELRDVQRTDGGEYRCEVIYGEEKKVTLHTHLIVRHKLTLVDKPVHRRRISSSSYQPKLQRAPVGEDVTLSCYLSPETSAVTMEIRWFKGTDCIYQYKNGEVREGRGYEGRVSLIMEELQRGNVSLTLRDVQWTDGGEYRCEVISGEEKLTFTALLCLSSLQLIPGPEIKKTNTFTLNFVRGFVGKDVIIPYHLSPETSAVTMEIRWFRGTECIYKYENGEVREGRGYEGRVSLIMEELQRGNVSLTLRDFQETDTEVYNCEVIYEGDKKLTSKTHLYVFVGGERPSLNLPVSPELRLVLLGLSETVKWAAGNTILGREEFGIQAATSTETQHSESRQGEVAGRQLVVVDTPDWLSPGLSQEEMRKDVGLCVRLSAPGPHTFLLVYPLEPSEGEESELLEKLEDIFGDKCWGHTMILFINTEGLREINLEEVIQMKSHGFQQLMEKCGNRCHLLNVKNRDETEVTELLQKIEEMVSKNQEKFYSSDVYQEAVERVTEINIFIEKEKKNRREKEEKELERKHEMDKQDYVIKMEQQNKEKDEKISELEKRIAELEKELENEKNENRKKELEKQLEEEKERRREIEREREKLRKDMEREIREKEDIHKEELEEIREKYEMEAKAEAERNLMKIILPELQSKLISSLKKLQSEFNIKTEEKDEEMKRMMQILEEKERRMERVKYILEEKDREMETMKEKLDEAMKRLQMTKEIVRMRQDLHSLSRGETSKEAERLKQGLDHLTDTSTQLEEIYKK